The DNA sequence GCGAGGGGTGAAAATACACTTGATACCTTCTTGCCCCGTGGATTTGTTCAACCGCTCAACTCCTCCTGTAAGGAGCCATTCTACGGAATCGCAAAGGCTGGTCTTTCCCATACCGTTTGGTGCATAAATAAGGGTAAGTCTAGCAGTCAAATCCAGCTCCAGTTTGTCTCTTATTCCACGAAAACCTTCGACCAGGAGCTTATCGAGAAACATTATCAGATTCCTCCCCTTCCGCAGTTTCAGCAAGCTTTTCAATAGTACCAACAGTCTTTTCAATGGAGTTGGTGTCTGCATATAGGGCGAGAGCCTCCTGAGCCGCTGCCGGCAGGGTAAGGGCAGTAGTATCCAATTTGACAATCTCTGGAGAAGGTGGCAACCCAAGAGTTGTGATGCGGCACAGTCGGTCGGTCCACTCACCATTTTCAGAAGGCCACAATACATGTTTGCGGCAAAGATGAGGATCGAGCTCAACTTGACGAGCTATCCTGCGCAGTTCATCATCAGGCGTTGCAGGAAGGGCGAGCAAGAGATACCCATCTATGAGCCGACCATATTTCTCCTCAGTGATCAGATATTGATCGAGCCAGGCGGTTCCTTCTTTTTGGGCCTCTAGCAGCATAGAAGGTGTACTCTTCTCTACCGGGCATAATGCAATGATGGCGAATGGGCTACGCCAAACCCATGTAGCGGAGGGAGGAGTAATATCTGACACTATCTCATTAGCAGCATTCCGTCCACTAAACCCTACAGGCATGGCCAATGCCTGGATTTCTGCACAGAGCTGATCAAAGACCTTGTGGTTCATGAGTTAGAGTCTCCAAAATCCTTGAGAAGTGATGCTGTTAATTGCACCCTGAGTTGTTCTTCATTTTTTGCAGTAACCAGATGGTGTTCGAGTTCACCAAGACATCGCCAATAGATAGTACGGGGGCGAGGTTCGGTGATTAAGTGTTCATTGGGCTGCGAAGGCTGAGGTCGCACGATATTCGTGCGATGTTCAATCTGCACTCTCCCTGACGGTGGTTCCGGTCCGCTTCCATGTCCAGCTCCAACTACTATTAGAGGGATTGCGCTTCCGCTTTGTTCAGCTATATTTTGCAGAAAGGAATACTGCTCACGGCTGCGAAGCCGCTTTGACTTCCAAACGAGAATTTCACCTTCTGGGACATTAAGAAAGAGCTGCCCCTGCTGAACCTTCTCAGGATCAAGGCGGGCAGGGGTAGCGGCCTTTAATGCTGCCACCATCCCAAGTGCACGATCAAAGTGCTCGGCATAGTTATGCATCATATCTGGGTCTTGCAAGTCTGGATCTCGCAAGCCAGTATCATTATTTCTATCGAGCTTCTCAATTCCACCAGATAGCATCCGAGGCCATAATGTGGAGGTCAATTTGTGTTCAGAGTTATCTTCCCATAGTTCTTTTTCAATATCCTTTTGTAGGTCATCTATGCTTTTCCCTACTAATTCCTGTACAAGAGTTAAGTTTCTTTCCCCATTCGGTTCATCGAGAGCTGATTTTCTACCATCGTTACCTGATCTTAGAGATAAAGGCTCTGTATAGGGGACATAGTTGTCTACAATCGCCTCTCGCCTCCGCAAGAGAAACCGGTTCAACTCATAAGCTACAGCATTGCCATGAACCTGACGCAATTCTCCGTCTCGCCAAATGTAACGCCGGTTTGGTGTCCAGACACCTTTACCTTGATCAATTTGGTCCACCCACCGGAGTGGCCCCAATGTCACTCCCGGCTCTGCACAGCGGAGCAGCAACCCGGAAGCCGCATCTGTTTTAATGTAACGCACATGAGGTAATGGAATCTTTGGGGCCTTATTCATAATGTTACGGCTAATGAAGGCACCAGTGAGGCACCGCCACTTATCACAGTCTTCATCCTGTTTTGGTTTTATAACCTGTTGATTCACCAGGAACAGTACTGCTGGCGGATTCTGCAGACCTACCAAGTCATTAATGGCAAGACGCCAGAAGTCATGTTCTGGCTTGGGGCTGCAAAGCATTCCTGCCACAAGGACGCGAGCCCTAGCAGTTGGCTCTTCTTCCTCTAAAGACTTCTGTATGCGATCTCGAGGGCTTCCCTTCTGAGAGCATATTAGATCGGAACAGATCACTGGGAAAAGAACGAGGTCATTCGCCTCCACCCGGAGAATCGTTCTGCCATAAGTGATATTATCCACAAATGGAACTTCATTACTCGGATCGGGAAAATTCTTTAAAAATAAGTAGCACTTTGTAGCCCCTGGCCTTTCATGAACCCAGCACCACCCTCCGTTATACCGACCATCGGGATCAGGAGGTTGCTCATTGACGTCCCATCCGGCCTCCACATGAGGAATATCGAGAAGCGCCTTCAGGCTTGTACCATTACAAAAGCCAAATCCTGCCAGAATTATTAAAGGGGTGGGATGTTTCTGAATGATGCTGTCCAGGGCATCGAAGTCCTCCGAGCCAAAAGCTAACTCTGGGAAAA is a window from the bacterium genome containing:
- a CDS encoding ABC-three component system protein, encoding MNKVEPENNLPKTFESSGVKIVHLSSGWRPNGDLQVCVVKPPMANLDIMDRDLTRPNSVALAQSIILTEGSPSTVRRCFNNLPGLVIFPELAFGSEDFDALDSIIQKHPTPLIILAGFGFCNGTSLKALLDIPHVEAGWDVNEQPPDPDGRYNGGWCWVHERPGATKCYLFLKNFPDPSNEVPFVDNITYGRTILRVEANDLVLFPVICSDLICSQKGSPRDRIQKSLEEEEPTARARVLVAGMLCSPKPEHDFWRLAINDLVGLQNPPAVLFLVNQQVIKPKQDEDCDKWRCLTGAFISRNIMNKAPKIPLPHVRYIKTDAASGLLLRCAEPGVTLGPLRWVDQIDQGKGVWTPNRRYIWRDGELRQVHGNAVAYELNRFLLRRREAIVDNYVPYTEPLSLRSGNDGRKSALDEPNGERNLTLVQELVGKSIDDLQKDIEKELWEDNSEHKLTSTLWPRMLSGGIEKLDRNNDTGLRDPDLQDPDMMHNYAEHFDRALGMVAALKAATPARLDPEKVQQGQLFLNVPEGEILVWKSKRLRSREQYSFLQNIAEQSGSAIPLIVVGAGHGSGPEPPSGRVQIEHRTNIVRPQPSQPNEHLITEPRPRTIYWRCLGELEHHLVTAKNEEQLRVQLTASLLKDFGDSNS